A single Streptomyces sannanensis DNA region contains:
- a CDS encoding ABC transporter ATP-binding protein, whose translation MTLLLDDVTLTYPDGDGRLTALDRVGLSVPAGNLTAVVGPSGSGKSSLLAVAATLVTPDSGRVVVDGVDVGRLGSGDKAALRRDRIGIVFQQANLLPSLTAAEQLEVMAHMAGRPRGAARTRALELLDAVGLAGQAGRRPHQLSGGQRQRVNIARALMNEPAVLLVDEPTSALDHERGAAVLELLLRLTRERGTATVLVTHDRTHLDSADHAVTMVDGRLAEAAVH comes from the coding sequence ATGACCCTGCTGCTCGATGACGTCACCCTCACCTACCCGGACGGTGACGGCCGGCTCACCGCTCTCGACCGGGTCGGCCTGTCCGTGCCCGCCGGCAACCTGACCGCGGTCGTCGGCCCCTCCGGGTCCGGCAAGTCCAGCCTGCTGGCCGTCGCCGCCACGCTCGTCACCCCCGACTCGGGACGGGTGGTCGTGGACGGTGTCGATGTGGGCCGGCTCGGGTCGGGCGACAAGGCCGCGCTGCGGAGGGACCGCATCGGGATCGTCTTCCAGCAGGCCAACCTGCTGCCTTCGCTGACCGCGGCGGAACAGCTCGAGGTGATGGCCCATATGGCGGGACGCCCGCGGGGTGCGGCGCGCACCCGGGCCCTGGAACTGCTCGACGCGGTCGGCCTCGCCGGGCAGGCCGGACGGCGGCCGCACCAGCTGTCCGGCGGACAGCGGCAGCGCGTCAATATCGCGCGAGCGCTGATGAACGAGCCGGCGGTGCTGCTGGTGGACGAGCCGACGAGTGCGCTCGACCATGAGCGGGGCGCGGCGGTGCTGGAGCTGCTCCTCCGCCTGACGCGCGAGCGCGGCACCGCGACGGTTCTGGTCACGCATGACCGGACGCACCTGGACTCCGCGGACC